A single Carnobacterium alterfunditum DSM 5972 DNA region contains:
- the lepB gene encoding signal peptidase I translates to MKKNLKQSSIFIVLTVIMYLFIRGFLFFIISVPSLSMYPKIDVGDRIFTTRIHQPEKIERGDILVFDSEELDETLVKRVIGLPGDKIETFENGEVEVNGSMLNEEYVAFNDTEYGSYTVPESHYFFLGDYRIHSSDSRKWDDPYIPAENLLGKAQWILTPWERSGEL, encoded by the coding sequence ATGAAAAAAAACTTGAAACAGTCTAGTATTTTTATTGTACTTACTGTAATAATGTATCTATTCATCAGAGGATTTCTTTTTTTTATCATATCTGTTCCTAGCCTTTCTATGTACCCAAAGATTGATGTTGGGGACCGGATCTTCACGACCCGCATTCACCAACCAGAGAAGATCGAAAGAGGGGATATTCTTGTATTTGATTCAGAGGAGTTAGATGAAACGCTCGTCAAAAGAGTGATTGGTCTTCCAGGTGATAAGATCGAGACTTTTGAGAATGGGGAAGTAGAGGTGAACGGGTCGATGCTAAATGAAGAATATGTTGCGTTCAACGACACAGAATACGGGTCGTACACTGTACCTGAATCCCACTATTTCTTTTTAGGAGATTATCGGATCCACTCATCGGATAGCCGAAAGTGGGATGATCCTTACATTCCAGCAGAAAATCTCTTAGGAAAAGCCCAATGGATTCTTACTCCATGGGAGCGGTCAGGAGAGTTGTAG
- a CDS encoding DUF6448 family protein, whose amino-acid sequence MNKTFLMTSAATLSAVGVLFLSPVTASAHCDTMDGPVIGDAQTAIKENNINYIAKWVSPEEEANLTDIFNQTMEVRDDSPEAQELADQYLFENLVRVHRAGEGAPYTGVKPEGFPMAEEIVAADESIKIGNLDPLKDLVESEEIPELEESLSDVLATKDFDTADLDAGREYVMNYVTFTHLAEGEELEGGHVEEGHEEAEQEEAVEVDEIEVEKSTTNWFSWGLAGLFFITTIIGFTRKKA is encoded by the coding sequence ATGAATAAAACATTTTTGATGACTAGCGCAGCAACTTTGTCAGCGGTGGGAGTTTTGTTTCTCTCACCCGTTACAGCCAGTGCACATTGTGACACCATGGATGGTCCTGTTATTGGTGATGCACAAACGGCTATTAAAGAAAATAATATCAACTATATTGCTAAATGGGTTTCTCCTGAAGAGGAAGCTAATTTAACAGACATTTTCAACCAAACAATGGAAGTAAGGGATGACAGTCCGGAAGCACAAGAGCTAGCTGATCAATACTTATTCGAAAATCTTGTTCGCGTCCATCGTGCTGGAGAAGGAGCACCTTATACGGGGGTGAAACCAGAAGGATTCCCGATGGCCGAAGAAATAGTAGCAGCGGATGAGAGTATTAAAATAGGGAACTTAGATCCATTGAAAGACTTGGTAGAATCCGAAGAAATACCGGAATTAGAAGAGAGCTTGAGTGATGTATTAGCAACAAAAGATTTTGATACAGCTGATTTAGATGCAGGCAGGGAATATGTCATGAACTATGTGACCTTTACTCACTTGGCAGAAGGTGAGGAACTAGAGGGAGGACATGTTGAAGAAGGTCATGAAGAAGCAGAACAAGAAGAAGCTGTTGAAGTGGATGAAATTGAAGTTGAAAAATCAACAACAAATTGGTTTTCTTGGGGACTAGCAGGTCTATTCTTCATCACCACTATTATTGGATTCACTAGAAAAAAAGCGTAG
- a CDS encoding Dps family protein yields the protein MTTEELHQVEIAQEEKEHDHHNPTAAAMTNHIISNQAFLHVKLHQYHWYVKGSHFFTLHAKFEELYDENSKYYDEIAERLIASGAKPASTTEEYAKYSLVAESPKDKYLSGEEMVEKLVDDYRITRDLTKRTVLLAQKEKDYVLEDTMVGYKNYLDKTIWMLQAFLGKSALEGEEDDE from the coding sequence CTGACAACTGAAGAATTGCATCAAGTGGAGATTGCTCAAGAAGAAAAAGAGCACGATCACCACAATCCAACGGCAGCAGCTATGACGAATCATATCATTTCTAATCAAGCTTTCTTACATGTGAAATTACATCAATACCATTGGTATGTTAAAGGTTCACATTTCTTTACCCTACATGCAAAATTTGAAGAACTATATGATGAAAATAGCAAGTATTATGATGAAATTGCAGAACGCTTAATTGCCTCAGGTGCTAAACCAGCGTCAACTACTGAAGAGTATGCGAAGTATAGTTTGGTCGCTGAATCACCTAAAGATAAATACTTGTCAGGTGAAGAAATGGTCGAAAAATTGGTAGATGATTACCGAATTACGAGAGATTTGACAAAAAGAACAGTTCTTTTGGCACAGAAAGAGAAAGATTATGTGTTAGAAGATACTATGGTTGGATACAAGAACTATCTGGACAAAACAATTTGGATGTTGCAAGCTTTTCTAGGTAAATCAGCTCTTGAAGGAGAAGAAGACGATGAATAA
- a CDS encoding heavy metal translocating P-type ATPase, translating into MIAHINHHKNHITALASILIISGFIFGFVGNGELKDIALISATILASIPIFIKAIQALRMKAFSIDLLVSIAVLGALYIGEYTESSIVTFLFLFGDYLEMRTLEKTRSSLRELVDMAPQEATVLRADGKTEIIPVEDVVEGDRVVIHPGGKIPVDGKIMTGKASINEAAITGESVPASKAINDKVFSGTILDNGYIEMIAERVGDDTTFAKIIELVEEAQESKSKAEKFLDKFANIYTPAVVVLAIIVYLFTKDLHLAITFLVIACPGALVIGAPVSNVAGIGNGAKNGVLIKGGEIMDKFSEVDTLVFDKTGTLTKGKPEVTDIHVFNKADKDTLLGLVAKAETISEHHLGQTIVKAAQDRDMDLASMELSDGEAIKGNGIKAVVNNRKIVAGNRKLMKNENISLSSATEHYAVNREKAGNSAIFIAVDGKIDGIISIADQIRDDAKRALTQMRENGIKKIVMLTGDNKHTAEAVATELGLDEFHAELLPEDKVEYVKKLKESGHIVAMAGDGINDAPAIATADIGLAMGEGGTDISMETADVVLMADKLMQFSHAYSLAKATTKNMKQNIFIAVGVVAILLTGVLMGSVHLASGMFIHEASVLIVILNAMRLIRFNRKNMQPVKEPAAVPLKA; encoded by the coding sequence ATGATTGCACATATCAATCACCATAAAAATCATATCACTGCTTTAGCAAGTATTTTAATCATCAGCGGATTCATCTTTGGTTTCGTAGGAAACGGAGAATTAAAAGATATTGCCTTAATTAGCGCAACTATCCTTGCCAGTATTCCTATTTTTATTAAAGCCATTCAAGCTTTACGGATGAAGGCTTTCAGCATTGATCTGTTAGTTAGTATCGCCGTTCTTGGTGCTTTATATATCGGAGAATACACAGAATCATCTATTGTAACATTCTTATTCTTATTTGGAGACTATCTAGAAATGAGGACATTAGAAAAAACACGTTCATCGCTAAGAGAATTGGTTGATATGGCACCCCAAGAGGCTACCGTTTTGCGAGCTGATGGAAAAACAGAAATTATTCCAGTTGAGGACGTTGTAGAAGGCGACCGCGTGGTTATTCATCCGGGTGGAAAAATCCCTGTTGACGGTAAAATCATGACCGGTAAAGCTTCCATTAATGAAGCAGCCATCACTGGTGAATCTGTTCCAGCTTCAAAGGCTATCAACGATAAAGTATTTAGTGGAACGATCTTAGACAATGGCTACATTGAAATGATTGCCGAAAGAGTCGGTGACGATACGACATTCGCTAAAATTATTGAACTTGTTGAAGAAGCACAAGAATCAAAATCTAAAGCAGAAAAATTCTTGGATAAATTTGCTAATATTTACACACCAGCTGTAGTCGTCTTAGCGATCATTGTGTATCTCTTTACTAAAGATCTGCATTTGGCAATCACTTTCTTAGTGATCGCATGCCCAGGTGCTTTAGTTATCGGAGCTCCGGTCTCAAATGTTGCAGGTATCGGAAATGGCGCTAAGAACGGTGTTCTGATCAAAGGCGGAGAGATCATGGATAAATTTTCTGAAGTGGATACATTGGTCTTCGATAAAACAGGAACTTTAACAAAAGGGAAACCGGAAGTAACCGATATCCACGTATTTAACAAGGCCGATAAAGATACTTTATTAGGCCTAGTAGCTAAAGCAGAAACGATTTCTGAACATCATTTGGGACAGACGATCGTGAAAGCAGCGCAGGACCGCGACATGGATCTTGCTTCAATGGAACTATCTGATGGAGAAGCAATCAAAGGAAACGGAATCAAGGCTGTTGTGAACAATCGTAAAATTGTTGCTGGAAATCGGAAACTAATGAAAAATGAGAACATCTCATTATCATCTGCTACTGAACACTATGCAGTGAATCGTGAAAAAGCCGGCAACTCTGCTATCTTCATCGCTGTTGACGGGAAAATTGATGGCATCATCTCTATTGCTGATCAGATTCGTGACGATGCTAAAAGAGCCTTAACGCAAATGAGAGAAAACGGCATCAAAAAAATTGTCATGTTGACTGGTGACAATAAGCATACAGCGGAAGCTGTAGCAACTGAACTGGGATTAGATGAGTTCCATGCTGAATTATTGCCAGAAGACAAAGTAGAATATGTGAAAAAATTGAAAGAGTCTGGTCATATTGTTGCCATGGCAGGTGATGGAATCAATGATGCCCCAGCAATCGCAACGGCTGATATTGGTCTAGCAATGGGTGAAGGCGGAACAGATATCTCAATGGAAACAGCAGATGTTGTCTTAATGGCAGATAAATTAATGCAGTTCTCTCATGCCTACTCATTAGCTAAAGCAACAACTAAAAATATGAAACAAAATATCTTCATTGCGGTCGGTGTTGTAGCCATCTTATTAACAGGAGTTTTAATGGGAAGCGTTCATTTAGCTTCGGGTATGTTCATTCATGAAGCCAGCGTATTGATCGTTATTCTAAATGCTATGCGTTTGATTCGCTTCAACCGTAAAAATATGCAACCTGTTAAAGAACCAGCTGCAGTACCTTTAAAAGCTTGA
- a CDS encoding heavy-metal-associated domain-containing protein codes for MTKVLFQIDPLDCTGCAKKIENQVNELNGIESVKVFPQLGKIRTTFDNKKVTIQQIEAAILQAGYPVHSKATA; via the coding sequence ATGACTAAAGTCCTATTTCAAATCGACCCACTTGACTGCACTGGATGTGCTAAAAAAATAGAAAATCAGGTCAACGAATTAAACGGAATCGAGTCTGTGAAAGTCTTTCCTCAACTTGGGAAGATACGTACGACATTCGACAACAAAAAAGTAACGATCCAACAAATTGAAGCAGCCATTCTACAGGCAGGATATCCTGTCCATTCAAAAGCAACTGCATAA
- a CDS encoding heavy-metal-associated domain-containing protein: protein MSKAVYQLEPLTCPSCIKKIETTLNKTEGIESAKVMFNSSKVKTEFDESKIKAEKIQETIQKLGYPVLSSKLA, encoded by the coding sequence ATGAGTAAAGCTGTGTATCAATTAGAACCGTTAACTTGTCCCTCATGTATCAAGAAAATTGAAACTACCTTAAATAAAACTGAAGGTATCGAGTCTGCTAAGGTGATGTTCAACTCTAGCAAGGTGAAAACAGAATTTGATGAATCTAAAATCAAAGCTGAAAAAATTCAAGAAACGATTCAAAAACTAGGTTATCCAGTATTATCATCTAAACTAGCGTAA
- a CDS encoding ABC transporter ATP-binding protein has translation MAAQKQVSFSAKESRHVLLSLIRFAKPNKFIFIFSFLFLALSAAITAYLPIIIQRYIDTYLTNGTATMEITVRIVIFYGVLTILRAVSSYAKDFLFNTASERTVANIRNQLYEKVVSLGMRYFDQTPAGTVVSRVTNDTETIKEFWTVFLNISNGLFNVISITIAMFALNWRMALVFLFFTPFIVWIAGIYRKKSTLIYSRMRTVLSQLNASLSESISGMSIIQKYNQEERLINEFSDINKEYVASRRSMYSMNALLLAPAINVIESIALVAVLLIFGYQEWNQSAVDIGLVYAFTAYSRSFFQPISQMMNSLSSLQDGIVSGHRIQELLNNKELAPQSTSEKEGMITEGHIQVKNLNFSYDGKKQVLRNINFEVKPGQTVAFVGQTGSGKSSIINVLMRFYEYNEGEITIDGHSLKDMPIEGLRNKMGLVLQDSFLFYGNIADNIRMYNTSYTEVEVRKAAEFVYADEFISEMKNGYASKVIERGASLSAGEKQLISFARTILRSPRILILDEATANIDTETEEKIQRGLANMRKGRTSLIIAHRLSTIKDADKIIVLHNGEIVEQGSHDELIDKKGTYYDMYQLQTYQEKTGDL, from the coding sequence ATGGCCGCACAAAAACAAGTATCCTTTTCCGCTAAAGAATCCAGACATGTTTTACTTAGTCTGATTCGTTTTGCAAAACCAAATAAATTTATTTTTATCTTTTCTTTTCTGTTTCTGGCATTAAGTGCAGCAATTACTGCCTATTTACCCATTATCATTCAGCGCTACATTGACACTTATTTAACAAATGGAACAGCAACAATGGAGATCACGGTACGTATAGTAATCTTTTATGGAGTATTGACCATCCTTAGGGCGGTATCTTCTTATGCAAAAGACTTTCTATTTAATACGGCTTCTGAAAGAACGGTAGCCAACATCCGAAATCAATTGTACGAAAAAGTTGTTTCATTGGGAATGAGGTATTTTGATCAAACACCTGCAGGTACAGTTGTTTCTAGAGTAACAAATGATACAGAAACGATCAAAGAATTTTGGACAGTCTTTTTAAATATTTCCAATGGACTATTTAATGTCATTTCGATCACGATTGCTATGTTTGCCTTAAATTGGCGGATGGCATTAGTATTCCTTTTTTTCACACCTTTTATTGTGTGGATCGCAGGAATCTATCGAAAGAAAAGTACTCTCATTTATAGTCGCATGAGAACGGTATTGAGCCAGTTGAATGCTAGTTTAAGTGAATCTATTAGTGGAATGAGTATTATTCAGAAGTACAATCAAGAAGAGCGTTTGATTAATGAATTTAGTGATATCAATAAAGAGTATGTAGCTTCTCGTCGTTCAATGTACAGCATGAACGCATTGTTATTAGCACCAGCTATCAATGTGATCGAGTCGATTGCCCTAGTAGCTGTACTGCTTATATTTGGGTATCAAGAATGGAACCAAAGTGCAGTTGATATTGGTTTAGTATATGCATTTACGGCCTATTCTCGCTCGTTCTTTCAACCCATCAGTCAAATGATGAACAGCTTAAGTTCTTTACAAGATGGGATTGTTTCTGGGCACCGTATTCAAGAATTGCTGAATAATAAAGAGCTCGCACCGCAATCTACATCAGAAAAAGAGGGTATGATCACAGAAGGGCACATTCAGGTTAAAAATCTGAATTTTTCATACGATGGAAAGAAACAAGTATTGCGTAATATCAATTTTGAAGTGAAACCAGGTCAAACAGTGGCCTTTGTTGGTCAAACTGGATCAGGTAAAAGTTCAATTATCAATGTATTGATGCGCTTTTACGAGTACAATGAAGGCGAAATAACCATTGACGGCCATTCCTTGAAAGATATGCCAATAGAAGGGCTTCGAAATAAAATGGGATTAGTATTGCAGGATAGTTTCTTATTCTATGGCAATATTGCAGATAATATTCGTATGTATAACACTTCCTATACAGAAGTCGAAGTTAGAAAAGCGGCTGAATTTGTCTATGCTGATGAGTTTATATCTGAGATGAAGAATGGTTATGCATCAAAGGTTATTGAACGAGGGGCAAGTTTATCTGCTGGAGAAAAGCAGTTGATCAGTTTTGCTAGAACGATCTTGCGGTCACCGCGTATTCTGATCCTTGATGAAGCGACAGCCAATATTGATACAGAAACGGAAGAAAAAATCCAAAGAGGATTAGCTAATATGCGCAAAGGTCGGACTTCATTGATCATAGCTCATCGATTGTCTACTATTAAAGATGCAGATAAGATCATCGTTTTGCATAATGGTGAAATTGTTGAACAAGGCAGCCATGATGAATTGATCGATAAAAAAGGTACGTATTATGATATGTATCAATTGCAGACTTATCAAGAAAAAACAGGCGATTTATAA
- a CDS encoding ABC transporter ATP-binding protein has product MFNTFKKYGWFFKLRWKSYTFGVTALIICAILQVMNPKIIGTIIDHFIAGTLNWQILLFWVTLILIFSLVMYVLRYGWRIALFGNSTLIESILRNRLFSFFTRMDSEFYQKYRTGDLMAHATNDLAAIRFVAADGVLTLTDALSLGGVTLFSMFFFIDWKLTLVSILPLPILIFVSTYLGKMIHARYRGALQAFSAMNDHVQESVTGMKVLKTFGEEEEDFTAFKEETQRVVNKNQLVYKLKAALNPSIEIIMGMTYVIAILVGGNYVQSGRISIGDLVAFISYIGMMQWPLLAVGGLINTLERGSAAYDRVEVLLNYEPSIVEIKNPYRKELAGDISFDVHSFTFPDDENPVLTDVSFHLERGNMLGIVGRTGSGKSTVYKLLMREYDQYDGRIAYNDIDIKEYALESLKKGIAIVPQENFLFSTTIRENIRFGNPDLSQEAVEKYAILADIHEDILEFPEGYDTKVGERGVSLSGGQKQRIAIARALAVEPECLILDDSLSAVDAQTEENILSLLKKERRNKTTIISAHRISSIMNADEIIVMEKGSISERGSHQQLIESKGWYNNMYHKQQLEKKLDGEGV; this is encoded by the coding sequence ATGTTTAATACGTTTAAAAAGTATGGCTGGTTTTTTAAATTGCGTTGGAAAAGCTATACCTTTGGGGTTACAGCTCTAATTATTTGTGCTATTTTACAAGTTATGAATCCAAAGATCATCGGTACCATTATTGACCATTTTATAGCAGGAACGTTAAATTGGCAGATTTTGCTTTTTTGGGTCACATTGATCCTTATCTTTTCACTTGTGATGTATGTGTTACGTTACGGATGGAGAATAGCGTTATTTGGGAACTCTACGCTCATTGAATCTATTTTGCGTAATCGTTTATTCTCATTTTTCACACGAATGGATTCTGAATTTTATCAAAAATATCGCACAGGAGACCTGATGGCCCATGCTACAAATGATTTGGCAGCTATTCGATTTGTTGCAGCTGATGGGGTTTTAACGTTAACAGATGCCTTATCATTAGGTGGTGTGACACTTTTTTCAATGTTCTTTTTCATTGATTGGAAGCTTACACTTGTCTCCATTCTGCCGCTGCCTATCTTGATCTTTGTTTCAACGTATCTAGGTAAAATGATCCATGCCCGTTACCGTGGTGCATTGCAAGCTTTTTCCGCAATGAATGATCATGTTCAAGAAAGTGTAACAGGTATGAAAGTTTTAAAAACATTTGGTGAAGAAGAAGAAGATTTTACGGCATTTAAAGAAGAAACACAACGTGTTGTAAATAAAAATCAACTTGTTTACAAATTAAAAGCAGCCTTGAATCCAAGTATAGAAATCATTATGGGAATGACCTATGTGATTGCTATACTTGTAGGTGGTAACTATGTTCAAAGTGGACGGATATCTATCGGAGACTTAGTAGCGTTTATTAGCTATATCGGTATGATGCAATGGCCACTGTTAGCTGTAGGGGGTCTGATCAATACCCTAGAACGAGGAAGTGCGGCTTATGATAGAGTAGAAGTTTTACTAAATTATGAACCTTCGATTGTAGAAATAAAAAATCCGTATCGTAAAGAGCTAGCCGGTGATATCAGTTTTGACGTGCATTCATTTACTTTTCCTGATGATGAAAATCCAGTTTTAACTGATGTTTCCTTTCATTTAGAAAGAGGAAATATGTTAGGCATTGTTGGCAGAACGGGTTCTGGAAAGAGTACGGTATATAAACTATTGATGCGTGAATATGATCAGTACGATGGAAGAATCGCTTACAATGATATTGATATCAAAGAATATGCATTAGAGTCGTTAAAAAAAGGGATAGCAATCGTTCCGCAAGAAAACTTTTTATTTTCAACAACGATTCGAGAAAATATCCGCTTTGGAAATCCTGATCTGTCGCAAGAAGCAGTTGAGAAATATGCAATATTAGCTGACATCCATGAAGATATTCTGGAATTTCCTGAAGGTTATGATACAAAAGTTGGCGAACGAGGCGTCTCTCTATCTGGTGGACAAAAGCAACGGATCGCTATTGCTCGAGCTTTAGCTGTAGAACCGGAATGCTTGATTTTAGATGACTCTCTTTCAGCTGTGGATGCTCAGACAGAAGAAAATATTTTAAGCTTATTGAAAAAAGAAAGACGTAACAAAACAACGATTATTTCTGCACATCGCATCAGTTCGATCATGAATGCAGATGAAATCATCGTAATGGAAAAAGGAAGTATCAGTGAACGGGGTTCTCACCAACAATTAATTGAATCAAAAGGCTGGTATAACAACATGTACCACAAGCAGCAGCTCGAGAAAAAATTAGATGGGGAGGGAGTTTAA
- a CDS encoding type IA DNA topoisomerase — protein sequence MGLTLILAEKPSQAQAYAESFGKFSKKDGYIILNPSNDIITWGFGHLIELASPEEYKDEWKKWNMKELPIIPQTFKFKVGQGKSKQFNIIKRLLKEADQIVIATDSDREGENIARSIISQAKAGNKEIKRLWINSLEADEIQKGFSNLRDGKDFYSSYVEAQTRQISDWLVGINLSRMYTLSLQKKGISEGVFSVGRVQTPTLYMIYTRQKEIENFVPEPFFEMQATVTAENGVFKAKYNKKFPTKKDLQDLIKKHQLLASNPGMISTVEMKRVSQPSPLLFSLSDLQSLINKKYKVSPSDTLKHVQSLYEAKLVSYPRSDCRHITDSGFRYLLERIDEYQGVLNYTIEQPNTSKRKRYVNGSKVQEHYAVIPTKKVPTQKDLGKLTSIQKEIYFTILKRTMAMFETDYKYDETTITVDVKGLPFTSKGRTILDKGWRKLEYSYSKKPDKEESTELPLVQKNESVEADLSTSEGFTSPPKAYTEGTLITAMKTCGKELENAEEKEILKATEGIGTEATRANVLETLKKQHYIEIQKNNVTVTQKGAILCQAVGNTLLSSPEMTAKWETYLKKIKKEEGTQQAFLDNIQKFIHHTLESSTKVIESRDWSTHTTSLNQTKQVIGKCPVCGQTIVDKGKFYGCSGYSNGCTFTLPKRYIGKLLSEATIKKLLITKETPLLKGFKKKNGQTFSAALLLTEDYKLTFKPFSN from the coding sequence ATGGGACTTACATTGATCCTTGCAGAGAAACCTTCTCAGGCGCAAGCGTACGCTGAATCTTTTGGTAAATTTTCAAAAAAAGATGGGTACATTATTTTAAATCCGTCTAATGATATCATTACTTGGGGATTCGGACATTTGATTGAATTGGCTTCTCCAGAAGAATACAAAGATGAATGGAAAAAATGGAATATGAAAGAACTGCCCATTATTCCGCAAACGTTTAAATTTAAAGTTGGGCAAGGCAAAAGCAAACAGTTTAATATCATAAAAAGACTGTTAAAAGAAGCAGACCAAATTGTGATCGCTACTGATAGCGATCGCGAAGGGGAAAATATTGCGCGGTCAATCATCAGCCAAGCAAAAGCAGGCAACAAAGAAATCAAACGGCTATGGATCAATTCACTTGAAGCAGATGAAATACAAAAGGGATTCTCTAATCTAAGAGATGGAAAAGATTTCTATTCTTCTTATGTTGAAGCTCAAACCAGACAAATCAGCGATTGGTTAGTGGGGATCAATTTATCTCGCATGTATACACTTTCTTTGCAGAAAAAAGGAATCAGTGAAGGGGTGTTTAGTGTAGGACGTGTCCAAACACCAACCCTTTATATGATTTATACACGTCAAAAAGAAATTGAAAACTTCGTTCCAGAACCATTTTTTGAGATGCAGGCAACCGTGACAGCTGAAAATGGTGTGTTTAAAGCCAAATACAATAAAAAATTTCCGACAAAAAAAGATTTACAGGATCTAATCAAAAAACATCAATTATTAGCCAGCAACCCTGGAATGATCTCGACAGTTGAAATGAAGCGAGTCTCTCAGCCCTCACCACTTCTATTTTCCTTAAGTGACTTGCAAAGTCTTATAAACAAGAAATATAAAGTGAGCCCATCAGATACGTTGAAACATGTCCAGTCACTTTATGAAGCTAAATTAGTGAGTTATCCTCGAAGCGATTGCCGGCACATTACCGATTCAGGGTTTCGTTACTTGCTAGAAAGAATCGACGAGTATCAAGGTGTATTGAACTATACGATTGAGCAGCCTAACACAAGTAAACGAAAACGGTATGTGAACGGTTCAAAAGTTCAAGAGCATTACGCCGTTATTCCAACTAAAAAGGTGCCTACTCAAAAAGATTTAGGCAAGCTGACATCGATTCAAAAAGAAATTTATTTCACCATTTTGAAGCGGACGATGGCTATGTTTGAAACAGATTATAAGTATGATGAAACAACGATCACAGTGGATGTTAAAGGGTTGCCTTTTACAAGCAAAGGCAGGACAATTCTAGATAAAGGCTGGCGGAAATTGGAGTATTCTTACAGCAAGAAGCCGGATAAAGAAGAGAGCACAGAGTTGCCTTTAGTACAAAAAAATGAATCAGTTGAAGCAGATTTATCAACTTCAGAAGGATTCACTTCACCGCCAAAAGCTTACACAGAAGGTACTTTGATTACAGCTATGAAGACATGTGGCAAAGAATTGGAAAATGCGGAAGAAAAAGAAATTTTAAAAGCAACAGAAGGGATCGGGACAGAAGCGACTAGAGCTAATGTGCTTGAGACGCTTAAAAAACAACACTATATTGAGATCCAAAAAAATAATGTGACCGTCACCCAAAAAGGAGCAATATTGTGTCAAGCAGTAGGGAATACTTTGTTAAGCAGTCCGGAAATGACTGCTAAATGGGAGACCTATTTAAAGAAAATAAAAAAAGAAGAAGGTACACAGCAAGCTTTTTTAGACAATATTCAAAAATTTATTCATCATACATTAGAGTCTAGTACCAAAGTTATTGAGAGTAGAGATTGGTCTACGCATACAACTAGTTTGAATCAAACAAAACAGGTGATTGGAAAATGTCCTGTATGTGGACAAACTATCGTCGATAAAGGGAAGTTTTATGGCTGCAGCGGCTACAGCAATGGGTGCACGTTTACGTTGCCGAAACGTTATATAGGGAAATTATTATCTGAAGCAACGATTAAAAAACTTTTAATAACAAAAGAAACACCTTTATTAAAAGGCTTTAAGAAAAAAAACGGACAAACTTTTTCAGCTGCACTTCTATTAACAGAAGACTACAAATTAACCTTTAAACCTTTCTCTAACTAA